GACGACCTCGAAACCGACGCCGGTGCCGTGCCGGTCCTTCATCCAAAAGCGAAAGCGCCGACGGCGGGTGTCAACGTGCTCAAAGAGGGCGCCGCGTACCGCATCGTCGGCACGAAGATCGAGCGCCTCGCGGCGATGACCGAGTTCGATTCGGAAGACGGCCGCGCTTACTTCGACCGCGTGCTGCAGCGCAGCGGCGCGCGCCGCAAGCTCGAAAAGCTCGGAGCGCAACCGGGCGATCGCGTTCGCGTCGGCACCGTCGAATACACGTTTTCGTAGCGACGTGCGCGAGATTCGCCGGACCGGCATACTCGGTGGCACCTTTGATCCCGTGCACGACGGGCATATTGCGATCGCGCGCGGGGTGCTTGAGGCCGCGCCGCTCGATCGTGTTCTGTTCATGCCCGTGGGCGCACCAGCGCATCGCGAAACGCATGCCTCCGCCGCCGACCGCGCAGAGATGGTGCGCCTGGCGCTTGAGGGCGTTGATTCGCGCTTGCAATTCGATGCGACCGCACTCGACCAACCCGCACCCGCTTATACCGTCGATACGCTTGCGCTCGCGCACAAGGCGTTTCCGGACGACTCGTTGTTTTTTATCGCCGGCGCGGATTCGCTCGCGCACAGCGCATGGCGCAGGCTTGACGAAGTGGCAACCGCGGTGGAGCGCTTCTACGTCGTGCCGAGGCGCGGAAGTTCTTGGGCAGACGTCGAGAGAGTGCTCGGTGACCTCAACCCAGCGTTGCGCGCGCGCTTCGTGCCGCTCGACCTCGCCGTAGACGACGTAAGCTCGAGCGAGATTCGGACTCGCGTCGCGGCAGGGCAATCGATCGATAATTTGGTGCCGCATCGCGTGGCACGCTACATAGATCGCCGGGGGCTTTATAAGTAGAGGCTAGTTGGTGCCGAAGGCGGGGAATGCGAACGTTCCCGTCGCAATCGGTCGAGTCGCTCGACGGGCGGCGGCAGCACCGAAACAACCTAGCAGCAAAATGCGGCACTGACCGACGATACGCAAGCGGTACTTGCGCGGCAATGGGTCGCGCGGCGATCTTTCGAACGGCACGGTTCCCATTATAATAGGACCAATGGTTCCCCACAATTCCGAACATGTGGTCGTAGCACCGGTCCGGGCAGGCGCAAGCGTCCTTCTCGGCCTTTCTGTGACGTACGGCACACCACTGCTCGTCATCGACGAGCTCACGCTGCGGGGCGCCATGCGGCGTTTCTCCACGGCGTTCGCTCGCGAAGGCTGGACGGCGTCGGTGACCTACGCCGGCAAAGCGCTGCTCGTCCGGGCGATCGCGCGCATCGCCAGCGAAGAAGGCTTGGCGCTCGACGTCTGCTCGCTCGGCGAATTCGAAACGGCCTTGCGGGCAGGTGTGCCGGCCGCCGATTGCATCGTGCATGGCTGTTGGAAGACCGCGGCCGAACTCGATGCCGCGATTTTGAACGGGGCCCGCCACGTCGTCGTCGATCACCGCGCGGAGATCGACGAATTGGGCGCGCGCGCGAAAGCGGCCGGCACGACCGCCGATGTCCTCGTGCGCGTCAATCCCGGCATCGCTGCGCACACGCACGAACTTATCCGGACCGGCGCGCCGGATTCGAAGTTCGGCTTCGTCTTGAGCGACGGGCAAGCGCTCGCAGCGGTGATGGCGGTCCTTGCTCATCCGAACTTGCGCTTCGCCGGTTTGCACTGTCACATCGGATCGCAGATCTCGGATCTCACGTCGTACGAAACCGAAGTCGACGAACTGCTCTCGTTCGCGCGCGATGTGCGACGGCACTGCGGCGCTCAATGCGAGGTCATCGACGTCGGCGGCGGCCTTGGCCTCGGCGCCGGCACGGCAGAGCTGACGCCCGAGAACTGGTCGGACGCGATCTTCAGCGCATTCGAACGTGGTCTCGCCGACGGCGAGCTTGCGCGCCCTCACATCTATGTCGAACCCGGCAGGGCGCTCGTGGCACAAGCCGGCACGACGCTGTACACGATCGGCGTCCGCAAGCGGTTGCCCGACGGCTGCGAGGCGCTCATCGTCGACGGCGGGATGTCCGACAATCCGCGACCTGCGCTCTACGCGGCTCGCTACGATGTGTCGATCGTCGGGCGCGAACACGAAGCGCCTGACGGTGAGTACACGATCTTCGGCCGGCACTGCGAAACCGACCGGCTTGTCGCGCGCGTACCATTGCCTGCGCCGCAAGCGGGCGATGTGCTTGCGGTAGCGGACACCGGCGCGTATACGTATTCGATGGCGAGCAACTACAACCGGTTTCCGCGGCCCGCGGTCGTGTTGGTCAACGAAGGACGCGCTCGGCTCATCGCACAACGCGAACCGCTCGAACACGTGCTGGATCTCGACGTCGATTGATGCGCTCGCTGCACGTGGCGGCCTGCGCCGCGGCGTCCGTTCTCTGCTGCGCGATCGCGAGCTGCTCGCTTGGCGGCGCGAATCCCGACAATGCCGGAGCGCTCGACGACATAGCGCACGGCAGGAGCGGCGCGGAGGTCACGGTGGACGGCGCGGTCGTCCGCGTGCTAACGACGCAGGACGGCGCGCAAGGCGCCCACGAGCGCTTCGTCGTCGCGGTGCGAGCGGGCAACGACGAGCAAG
The Candidatus Eremiobacteraceae bacterium DNA segment above includes these coding regions:
- the nadD gene encoding nicotinate-nucleotide adenylyltransferase, whose translation is MREIRRTGILGGTFDPVHDGHIAIARGVLEAAPLDRVLFMPVGAPAHRETHASAADRAEMVRLALEGVDSRLQFDATALDQPAPAYTVDTLALAHKAFPDDSLFFIAGADSLAHSAWRRLDEVATAVERFYVVPRRGSSWADVERVLGDLNPALRARFVPLDLAVDDVSSSEIRTRVAAGQSIDNLVPHRVARYIDRRGLYK
- the lysA gene encoding diaminopimelate decarboxylase, which translates into the protein MVVAPVRAGASVLLGLSVTYGTPLLVIDELTLRGAMRRFSTAFAREGWTASVTYAGKALLVRAIARIASEEGLALDVCSLGEFETALRAGVPAADCIVHGCWKTAAELDAAILNGARHVVVDHRAEIDELGARAKAAGTTADVLVRVNPGIAAHTHELIRTGAPDSKFGFVLSDGQALAAVMAVLAHPNLRFAGLHCHIGSQISDLTSYETEVDELLSFARDVRRHCGAQCEVIDVGGGLGLGAGTAELTPENWSDAIFSAFERGLADGELARPHIYVEPGRALVAQAGTTLYTIGVRKRLPDGCEALIVDGGMSDNPRPALYAARYDVSIVGREHEAPDGEYTIFGRHCETDRLVARVPLPAPQAGDVLAVADTGAYTYSMASNYNRFPRPAVVLVNEGRARLIAQREPLEHVLDLDVD
- a CDS encoding DUF3465 domain-containing protein yields the protein MRSLHVAACAAASVLCCAIASCSLGGANPDNAGALDDIAHGRSGAEVTVDGAVVRVLTTQDGAQGAHERFVVAVRAGNDEQDVLVADNISIGRAAPIHQGDTVTVRGELAIDPSGPVIHWTHHDPRGHHESGFVRDNGVLYD